The following nucleotide sequence is from Harmonia axyridis chromosome 5, icHarAxyr1.1, whole genome shotgun sequence.
TCCCTGATTTTATTTCCGCAAAATGTGTCGATCGAAAACGTCGACGTTCGCAGTGCTGTTCCTGTTGGTTTTTTGCGCGGAGTGTACCTTGGTTCCTCAGCCCTCGGTGGAGGAGACTTTCAGGCAATGTCTTCTGGCCACCCCTGTGGGGTCGGGGAGCATGGGGCAGTGCTTGGGGGTGGGGGTGTTGGGAAGGCTGCAGAGTTTGGACAACGAGCCAGAATTCGATTTGGTTGATGGAGTTACGTTGACCAAGGACCCGAAGGATTACAGGGAAGCGTATAGTCTTGCCGACAGCGATCCTTCGAGCTTGAGGTAAAGTGGGCGTTAGAGAATACCGGATGTAAGTTATGTAATCGATGAATTCGTTAACTCGACTAGGAAAAGCTTGCCAgatcagataataataataaataaaaaagttcaagAATAAACAACTTGAATCATATAACATatcatacactgtgtccgtaaaatatggaacaaattcatttttagctaaacagaccattttaagaaataatcctgaaacacgtcgatattctattttaatttagcgtattttaatataataatataatatacagggtgaattactttcgaataatgacgtcaccgtctttttttttaaatggaacaccctcattttgtctcaattttctgattaccctagctgagctgattccaaaaatgtatcacatgttgattccaattggtacaggttggacaaaaatacaatagttttgtgtgttaaattaacaatattatcaaaaccaCTTATTgtttagcggcaattggtttgaatgtaacaccctgtagtttgttacatttttagattaataaaaatgagctgtttccaaacatgtttggtacttgtggtctagcagacagagtatgaaaaagattatttcttatttttatacatttttattaatctaaaaatgtaacgaaatatagggtgttacattcaaatccATTACCGcgagacaataagtatttttgataatattgttgatctaactgataaagaatgttacgcgttactttatgagcacacacaaaactattgtatttttgtccacctagtaccaattggaatcaacaagtgatacatttttggaatcagctcagctagagtaatcggaaaattgagacaaaatggggtgttgcatttaaaaaaaattaaggtcacgtcattactcgaaagtaattcaccctgtatattagattattattttaagatatggttaattaaaatgaaaaatcgacgtgtttcaggattatttcttaaaatggtctatttagctaacaatgaattttttccatactttacggacacagtgtatagttaGAGAGGAATCTACTGATGTGGAAACTTCATACAACTAATTTGTGATGAAATTGTGGCTTCTATGGTTGTAGCTGGGCAATGTTCGAAATTTTAATGTTCACCGATGAATATCctttatttttcatatgaaaatggACAGTTAAATAGGTAATTAttatacgaaatgaaataaacaatacTTACTAATTGgagatgaatatcagagctGATATGGATAGTTACCAGCAGAATTCCTttttattatcgaaaattacatagaaatcaagaaaagaatattcaataattaataggTAATGAAATGGTGGTATCTATCtcattttttgtgttataaCTTTATTCTCCTAATTGACCTAATTGAATGGAAAAAGTGAAATTGTGCTGACCAAGCCAAGCCGGTGCcttccttcaattttttgaaataaaatattcattaaccCATAACATAGGAAACACCAATTTCCATGctaattttttctaatatttggGAGTGCTGACAATTCAGCTATTTTAGATTTTTGAAACCATGAGAgcctgttttgtttttcattgagTTTGCCTCTAATATTCGATAAAATCACTTCAACATCGCATAAAGATTTCGggatttgtttgttttattataCCTGGGggaaatcaagaaaaaaccttgttcaaattaaaattttattcttgtatacgaagagaatattgaattaaCAGGAGTCATTTCAGTTACAAACTTTGAATAAGCGTTGTGGTTCTCCAATAAAAATGAACAACTGAGGAATATCTGAAAGAAAGTTTTTTTcggattacaatttttttcattgcaagTTTGAATTGAAACATGATTTAAACCTTTCCTTCGATGAAGTTTTTTGGGATAGTTcataatatatttataaaaGAGTATTACTTTTCTCGGATGATAAACATTTGAGCTCGAGAATATGCTCTTACTTCGAGGTACACATATAAGtactattttttctgaaatcacaATCAACATTATCATGAATTAAAGATTCTTTTGAATGATAAATATTTCGATAATAATCTTATTAAGATAATCGTTCCCTCGACAATCGATTCATTTTATATTGGTGACTGAAGtctgatatcgaaaatattttaaatcgaGAGTGCAGGACACCACTATAGTTGGTGAATGCTGCTGAAAATGTCATCTTGAATAATTTGTTTCCGAATGAGTCCAAGGAAAAATACGAATACGCTCACAAACGTATCAAtggtttcaaaaaaattatactcatatgaaatatttttctatcaatatttgaaaaaatacctATCCGATTGAACTGAAATTAGGAGAATAATCTTAAAATAGGGAAATGAGTCTTCTTACAGAATTTTGTGAGGATCGTATGATCGAGagataaacttttttttcaatttctgatcACTACATGGACATTTGTTTTCAGATCAATTATTGATTCTGTGGGCCAAGTCTTCTCCAGAAAAATGAGATGGGACATGAGTTCTATTTATCCTGGCCTCATTATGCACATAACGCCATCTCCTGGTTCAGCAGGATTTCTGGAATTCGCTTTAGATCCTCACATGGAAGCTGCAAACAGACATAAGTTAAAAGAGTTCCGCACACGTAAGTCTGATCAttattctgttatttttttcccataATTAGTACGTGAAGAGGATTCCTACTTCTTCGTTTCGGCCTAGCGACATCTATTCAATATACTCTAGGCTCGTAGAATAGCGGTTGTAGCACGGAATGAAGAAAGTATTCTTCATTCAATGGTTTTAGAATGGGATAGAGTATTCATTCAAGAGAACTATAAGATGTGAACAGAAATGTTTGAAAATATCGCTAGATGGCTAGAGTACTGTGTTTTGAtctattccatttttttttgtgtaactTTGGTAGTGTTCAGATAGATCCGATAGTGGTTTTGGATTCATCACAGTTTCAATATGATAGTCATATTTTGCTTCCGAGTTCACCAAAGGTAAAGAAAATATTATGATGAACAAAAGTTTCGGGACTCCAATTCCAAATTTCCCGGTTCCAAAACGCATTGCAGACCAATCTGAACAACCTTTTGTTCATGTCAGTCTGTCGTTCTTTGTGTCCTTACATCCTTGTAACCACCTTACCTTTTCTAAGTCTTATTTGATATAAATGAACTTATTTCGTATCCTTTACGGTTAGGAACGTATATGACCAAATATAACATATATacatattcttttgagatagagcaatattagtatattattcaacgggcGGTAATTTAgatcataactcacgcagatgaagtttgcagcacgagccgcagacgagtgctgtaattcatcaagtgaggtATGTTGAAATAACTatgttgaatactatacttcatctacgactatattgataaatactaagaaacaaatacagacttagaatatagacagacgGAACGCAAAGTACCTAatcatttgtgctcgatcccgagtaaaagagagatggaaacttagtgtcgccaatcacaatcgaaatagcttcggctagctcgaatccagtacagagtacagcgatagaactttattgaaaaaccttaatagttgcctataaaaatgcattaaaatataccaaaaaacattccctgtaaacgatgacttaatgatcttactgctacactaatcttgaaatttttttcaaactccttcatatttttttcgggcaagtattTCTGTATGGTTACATCAGCCGATtgtctttttgaaatatatacctatataatatttcatcttcactatctgaattaatctttttcagcaaaacattcacaataattagatatcaacttaatttgaaaacgtcaaaattattgaagtgacattccctcggacaaaggaacaataatggaatgttcctttttggccaatcgaatagaagcagagaaatatagaagcacaaatccatattttccgatttattatagtgagttatagtagtgagatattataactcacgctgtttgttaatagatattatcaattgctcaaaagcggttgaataatgaatacaaaattcaataggagtagttgaaaaaaattatcaacttcaaacaacaaagcatatGTAGATGTATTATAATATCTCAGAATTAGTAGGGACattatacatttcaacgtatgatacaagagcacagatgaaaacctcagcaaaaactctgtcccCCTGCATAGGTGCATTGATTGGTTTgggtatttgtttacagaataaactGACATATTGATATTGAAGCGCTTTCTCTTCGTCCAAAACAAAAATCTTCTCTgtcctttctcttcaccaacggttgacaacttcataattaaatctgaaaacaaaaaagaaaagaaccagaaaggagtaatacattttagtttccattatattgattagGGGACCCATTCAAAAgaaaatctgaaaatgaatggatagcttgaaaaccattatgaaatttataaattggacaagtttTCATCAAGAAGTCAatagtttcttctacaccacactcagaTAGTGGGCTAttaatagaatgccatttgagagcattttattacaacgaccatggccagtcctaagtcgattaaaaataaaccaaactttcctagaaaaattaaaacctataaggatcttttgttgaagacattacaagaacttcaTTTCGAACGCCAAATTTTCTTGTCACTGTCATTAgcaggaaggtattaatccatgaaggtttgcgtgacttcaaTCTGTCAATTCTAATATCTGGgaagtaagatacaattggaaataagttcggatAGAAacgaaatttttcccaagatttcttgactgagatctgcctacgaatatgaggcagaagtatatgtgatagcacttgtaaccaatataaaatataaatatggtAGGCAGCTTTTTTGAGGATATTTCTATTTCCCAATGATATTATCAATTCTGGTCTATCTCCTACAAGCTTTCGTATTTGTTGCTAGGTCAAATCTTAATTATTATCGTCTTTCGATTCCTACTTTTTCTCCTTCTTTTCTACTTCCTGTAATTTTCCCTTCAAGTTAAAAAGGACGGAATCTTATTTTGAGGCTTATATTTATCTTTTTCCATAGACCGGCATTGTTCATTCATacaaattttaagaataatCAAATTGCCAAGGTTACCCAAAAAAAACCGAAAGTAAAACAGTTATTTATGTGGTAATATACTTTTGgctataaagtttttttttcattgccaCATTAATGTCATTTTTGTAAATTTCATACCAGATAgagatttgaaaaatgtttgatgATAAACTGTAATAGTGCATTTTTCGAATGCGAGGGGAACtccaaaaacttttcaatatcagATACTTAAAACAGAGTCAGGAGTTGTTACAGAAAAAAATCGGAGAAATGTTTGGTAAGTTAATATAGGAGATAATGTTTTgacatatttatttaatatttctcCATTTGATTATatacattcaaaatgatatagtATGTTCTTATTTCTGTTCTACCTATACCAAATGCTAATTATTTGAGatgtatatgtataatattCTAATTCTCGAACAAcatttcaattcgaaataagATTAAGtactttctttttcttcaaatttagtCAGTTGTACGTTGGTTTTCATTCTAGCTTATATCATCTATTGAATGAcgaattagattttttttttcagcgcACCTAATACTGGCTAATAGTTTTTTGGTACCAATGCTGCTGGGACTCAAGTTCAAGGTCATAGCCTTGATGCCTATCATCTTCGGATTAGTAGCACTGGCTGCAAAGAAAGCAATAGTGCTAAGCAAGTTGGCACTTGTTATCTCTACTGCATTAGGTTTAGGGTCTCTTCTCTTTGGTTTCGTAGGTTCAAATGTCAATCATCAAGGAACAGGACCCCAAGTGTTCCACCAACCATTTGCTCCACCGTATCATATTAATCGGTAGGTTGTTGTAccaaaattgaatatattttagttTGTTGAAGATGTTAAGTTACTAGATTTTGAATTTTACTACATTtggaattttattgttttatcgTGAAATACACTGTACACTGAATTCATATTTTCCATTATTAAAGTGACAATAAAGTTGCTGATAAATACTAAAAACTACGAATTTAAAATTTTGGATGATATTTGAATTCTGTGAGTTATGAATTACAACCCAATGATAAATGTAATTGaattaaatcttaatcttaaATAGTTTTATACCTCATTGTTTTTATTCCTTCATGAAATCGCGTATTGAATTaataatgtaaataaaaaaacttgacACTTACACTTACTTTGcatgttttcatttgaaatctcaAAATATAAACTAACAAATTGAATTGTTTGAAAcgtattcattcattcattcagacATAAATGAATAGGTAGAACATAGCACTTGAAATTCTCTTCTGAAAACACATCTTTAGGTCATTTAAAGGTGCTACTAAACTCTTTTTAGATTTATTCTGatcaaatcattaaaaatttccAAACCTAGAAATCTCTCAAGGAAAAATATCTCACCTgagttaattttaatttttttcaaacaaaaatattcaaagaatGATTTTTCGTGGGAGAATCATGATGATCTACATATTATCTAAGGTCTTGCTGATAATATTACCGCTAGAGAAAACTTCTGGTGAAacatttttatgttttaatCTTTTCATATCATATGTTCCGAAAATTTCAACGAATATTACTTAATCGCATGAAGGATGCTGTTTTTGTTCAattataaattatgaatttttcaataggcATTGTATATCTACCGAAGGCCAAAGCGTAGGTATGACAAGCTGTTTTCCTatagaaaaatgagaaatatttaaaagaaaTTCCTAATCCCGAAAACTGATACTTTGCAAAAGCTTGAGACTTACCTATATTTTTAGTTCGAAATATATTTTGGtcaatattcaacatttttcctTGAAGCTCTACatttcaaaagttataaggaaaACTTTTATAAACCCCGTCATAGGAACTATTTAGAAATACCTATTCctcaattaaatttaaataaatttattatattaaaaaaatatatttttaaattttaactCATTCCTTCACATCAACCCATTTTTTAGGTATCCAGAACACCATTATGAAGATTCCAGCTATAGATCTAACAACTTAGCAGATGGTGTTGTAAATAACGTAGGAGCTACAAATGATCAAATTAAACTTCCTGAAAATCTGCAAGAGATATTTTCAACTGGCATCGCCAAAAGTGACAGAGAGAGTAAAAGGAACTTTGCTtggaatgaagaagaaaaatttaagaagGCCACATGATGCTTTCCTACCTGTACTTTGGACCAAAGTGAACATTTTCAATAGTGATATTATGATACCTAAGAAAATCAGAACATATGATAGAAGTAATGTAAAATAAAACTCAGAACAATGCTTTTATACGATATTACAAAGATGTTAGAAAGACTGAATTAAATAGCTactattttcattaatttcctattttttccttttttgtaTGGTTAGGATCATTGAAATCAAGGCTTCCGAAAAAACCAACAAAATGGGCATTAAGTTGAAGTAATGatagatatgaataaataaaaagtaaCAAAGTTTAAAAAAGTTTAAAATCTTTGTTTGCCAAATTGATTTAGTCGaataaagataattttttcatgggtagagaaaatattgggaattaaaattaacactttcttcaataaaaaatctaAGAAAGAACAAAATACCCATTGAAATGTCTATTATTAAATTGCACTGTCAGAACAAACTGTGGAAGGAATacttttttgaaattgatacagaTGTGTTAACATCTTATTTATGGATTATGAAATTCCTTATTTctttgtgataaataaataagcatatagctacttgacttgatcttGGGTATCTATTATATGATGTAATTGATTCagtttcttgaaaataatttctctgatgttccttttttttccatttctttcATAATCCAATAGCTTTGT
It contains:
- the LOC123680927 gene encoding uncharacterized protein LOC123680927, whose product is MCRSKTSTFAVLFLLVFCAECTLVPQPSVEETFRQCLLATPVGSGSMGQCLGVGVLGRLQSLDNEPEFDLVDGVTLTKDPKDYREAYSLADSDPSSLRSIIDSVGQVFSRKMRWDMSSIYPGLIMHITPSPGSAGFLEFALDPHMEAANRHKLKEFRTPHLILANSFLVPMLLGLKFKVIALMPIIFGLVALAAKKAIVLSKLALVISTALGLGSLLFGFVGSNVNHQGTGPQVFHQPFAPPYHINRYPEHHYEDSSYRSNNLADGVVNNVGATNDQIKLPENLQEIFSTGIAKSDRESKRNFAWNEEEKFKKAT